Part of the Oscillibacter hominis genome is shown below.
CACAATGGTGTCGCGCATCTTGTCGCTGATGGAGTAGGGCGGGTAGACGGCCATGGAGTCGCCGCTGTGGATGCCCGCCCGCTCGATGTGCTGCATGATGCCGGGAATCAGCACGTCGGCGCCGTCGGAGATCACGTCCACCTCCAGCTCGCTGCCCTGGAGGTACTGGTCCACCAGGACGGGGTTCTCGATCCTGCCGGAGAGGATGACGTCCATGTAGCGGCGGACTTCCTCGTCGTTGTGGGCGATGACCATGTTCTGGCCGCCGATCACATAGCTGGGCCGCAGCAGCACGGGGTAGCCCAGCTCGGCGGCCGCCTTCAGCGCGCCCTCCATGCCGGTGACGCCGCAGCCCTTGGGCCGCTTGATCTCAAACTGCTCCAGCAATGCGTCGAAGCGCTCCCGGTCCTCGGCCATGTCGATGGACTCGGCGCTGGTGCCTAAGATGGGGATGCCCCGCTCGTCCAAAAACTTGGCCAGGGAGATGGCGGTCTGGCCGCCAAAGGCCACCACCACGCCCACGGGCTTCTCCACGTCGATGATGTCCATCACATCCTCGGGGCACAGTGGCTCAAAGTACAGCCGGTCGGCGGTGTCGTAGTCGGTGGACACGGTCTCCGGGTTGTTGTTGATGATGACCACCTCGTAGCCCAACTCCTTCAGCGTCCAGACGCAGTGGACGGAGGAGTAGTCGAACTCGATGCCCTGGCCGATGCGGATCGGCCCGGAGCCCAGGACGATGATCACCGGCTTTCCGGACCGGGGGAAGGAGCGAGACTCGCACACATTGTCGGCGGTGGAGTAGAAGTAGGGCGTCTCGGCGTCGAACTCCGCGCCGCAGGTGTCCACCATCTTGTAGACCGACTTGCGGTGCAGGGGGAGGCCCTTGCCGCTGAGGCGGCGCAGCGCCTCGTCGGGATAGCCCATGCGCTTGCCCTGGAGGTACAGCTCCTCCGTCATGGGGCCCTTGGCGATGCGCTGTTCAAACTCCGCCATGCCGGAGAGCTTGGAAAGGAACCAGCGGTCGATCCTGGTGATCTCGTGGAGCTCATCCACGCTGTAGCCCGCCTTCAGCGCCTCAAAGAGGGTGAAGAGGCGCCGGTCGTCCACCCGCTGTAGCCTGCTTTCCAGGGGCGCGCCGTCCAGGGGCTTGGCGTTGAGGGTGTCCAAGGAGATGGCCGCGCCCCGGACTGCCTTCATCAACGCCGCCTCAAAAGAGGGGGCGATGGACATGACCTCGCCGGTGGCCTTCATCTGGGTGCCTAAGGTGCGGGCCGCGTCGGCGAACTTGTCAAAGGGCCACTTGGGCACCTTCACCACCACATAGTCCAGCGTGGGCTCAAAGCAGGCGCAGGTCTTGCCGGTGATGTCGTTCCGGATCTCGTCCAGGCGATAGCCCAGGGCGATCTTGGTGGTGATCTTGGCAATGGGGTAGCCCGTGGCCTTGGAGGCCAGGGCGGAGGAGCGGGACACCCGGGGGTTTACCTCGATGACCGCGTACTCAAAGCTGTCCGGGTTCAGCGCCAGCTGGCAGTTGCACCCGCCCACGATGCCCAGGGAGGAGATGATGTCCAGCGAGGCGCTGCGGAGCATCTGGTATTCCTTGTCCGAAAGGGTCAGGGCCGGGGCCACCACGATGGAGTCGCCGGTGTGGACGCCCACGGGGTCAAAGTTCTCCATGGAGCACACGGCGATCACGTTGCCGGCGCCGTCCCGCATGGTCTCGAACTCAATTTCCTTCCAGCCGAAGATTGCTTTTTCCACCAGGATCTGGCGGATGGGGGAGGCATCCAGGCCGGTGCCGGCGATGATGCGCAGCTCCTCCGCGTTGCTGGCCGCGCCGCCGCCCGCGCCGCCCAGGGTAAAGGCGGGCCGGACGATGACGGGGTAGCCGATGCGCTCCGCCACGGAAAGCGCGGTCTCCACGTCCTCGGCGATGTCCGAGGGAATCACCGGCTGGCCGATGCGCTCCATGGTTTCCTTGAAGAGCTCCCGGTCCTCGGCCTGGGAGATGGCGTCGGCGTCGGTGCCCAAAAGCCGCACGCCCCGGCTCTTGAGGAAGCCGTCCTTGGCCAGCTGCATGGCCAGCGTCAGGCCCGTCTGGCCGCCCAAGGAGGCCAGCATGCTGTCGGGCCGCTCCTTGTCGATGATGCGCTTGATGGTCTCCTTGGTGAGGGGTTCCAGGTAGATCTTGTCCGCCATGGCCTTGTCGGTCATGATGGTGGCGGGGTTGGAGTTGCACAGCACCACGCTGACGCCCGCCTCCTTCAGCACCCGGCAGGCCTGGGCCCCGGCGTAGTCAAACTCGGCGGCCTGGCCGATGACGATGGGGCCGGAGCCGATGACCAGCACCTTTTTGATCGTGGTATCAAGAGGCATTACCGCTCACCTCCCATCAAATTCATAAAGCGGTCGAAGAGGAATGAAGTGTCCCTGGGCCCGGAGCAGGCCTCCGGGTGGAACTGAACGGTGAAGCACTTGAGTTCCGGGTAGTCGATGCCCTCGCAGGTGCCGTCATTGGCGTTCACAAGGCTGACCCTTCCGGAGCCCACCGTGTCCGCGTCCACTGCGTAGCCGTGGTTCTGGCTGGTGATGTAGGTGCGCTGGCCGTTCACTTCCTTCACCGGCTGGTTGACACCCCGGTGGCCGTATTTGAGCTTATAGGTCCTGCCGCCGGCGGCCAGTGCCGTCAGCTGGTGGCCCAGGCAGATGCCGAACATGGGCACCTTGCCCAAAAGCCGGCGGATCTGCTCGATCTGGAAGAGGTCGTCGGCCGGGTCGCCAGGGCCGTTGGAGAGCATCACGCCGTCCGCGCTCAGCGCCAGCACATCCTCGGCCCGGGCGGTGCAGGGCAGCGCCGTCACCTCGCAGTGGCGCTTTTGCAGCTCCCGGATGATGTTGCGCTTGGCACCGTAGTCGATGAGGGCCACCCGGCGGCGCACTTCCCCCTGGGCGGGGAAGACCTCCAGCTCCGTGCGGCTGACCGCCTCCACCGCGCCCTTCACGGCATAGGTACGCACAGCCTTCAAGTCCCCGGGGACCTTGGAGCAGATGATGGCGTTCATCACGCCGTGCTCCCGGATGATGCGGGTCAGCTCCCGGGTGTCCAGGCCGCACAGGCCCGGCACGCCCCGCTCCTTTAAAAACCGGTCCAGCTTGTACTGGCTGCGGAAGTTGGAGGGCGCGTCACATACCTCCCGGACCACGTAGCCCCGGACGGCGCACTCGCCCTCAAAATCCTGCTCGATGACGCCGTAATTGCCGATCAGCGGGAAGGTCTGCATGACAATCTGGCCGCAGTAGCTGGGGTCGGTCAGCGTCTCCAGGTAGCCGCACATGCCGGTGGTGAACACCAGCTCCCCCACGCTGTCCGTCTCTGCGCCGAAGCGCAGCCCCTCAAAGACCTGCCCGTCGGCAAGCACCAAATATCCCTTGTTCATATCCCTCTCCCTTTTCCGTGAATTTTGATTCCGATAAAGGACAGAATGTTCCATAATCTATCTTATTATGAAGGAAAACCCTACAATAGTCCAGAATCAATTGCCAAATACTTCAATCAAGATTGCACAAATCCCTTGGTGGAATTTGTGCAGTTTTACGAATTATCCCAGCCGCTTTTGTGCAAAAATTCTCCGGCTCCCTCACAAAATTTCTTTACAAAGGGTATTCATTTTGATATAGTATACAAGAAGTATAAGAAACGGCGGAATCAGCCGCCGTTTTTCCATGAAAACCGGTTGAAGAGGTGGGAGAGATGAGCTCTGAATTTCCAAGGATCCTGTCCCTTTTGCGGCAGGAGCGGGGCGTCAGCCAGCGGACGGCGGCCAAGGACCTGGGGGTGAGCCAGGCCCTGTTGAGCCACTATGAAAACGGCATCCGGGAGCCGGGCCTTCCCTTTGTGGTGCGGGCCTGCGACTACTACCATGTGTCGGCGGACTTTATCTTAGGCAGGACCCTCAGCCGGGACGGGGCCATGATCTCTTCCGACGAGGTCTACGACCCGGAGGCGGAGCGCAGCGGCGTGCTGAAGGGAAGCGTCCTTGCCACGCTGCAAAACAAACTGATCACCGGCTCCGTGTCGGTGCTGTTCGACCTTTTGGGCAAGGTGGGCGACAAGGGGGCCATCAACGCGGCGGCGGCTTACCTCTCCACCGGCATCTACCAGCTCTACCGCCGGCTCTACCGCTGCGCCGGCGGGAACGAGGCCTATTTCTCCGCCGACGCGGAGGTCTATTCCCTGGATATGGCCCTCGCTGACATGAAGCTCTCTGAGGTGCGTTATGCCCTGGCCCTGGACGAGGCGGCGGAGCGGAAGGAGGAGTTCCCCTCCGTATCCGACGAGAGCCTGAAGGAGGCCTATCCCGGCCGCAGCCAGAGCGTGGCCCAGGTGCTGCACAATACGGACGCGCGCCTGAGCGCGCTGACGGAGAAGTGAGATGAATTTTCAGTCCTTTGGATTTGTCGGCTTTTTCAGCCTGACGCTGGCGCTCTGCCTTGGGGCGGGGCGCCGCAACCGCCCGCTGGGGCAGGCGGTGCTGTTAATCGCCTCTGCGGTCTTCTACCTCTGGAGCTTCACCTCCGCCGCCTGGTGGGGGTGGGGTGTGCTGCTGGTGGGGAGCAGCGTGACCTATGGGGTCTGCCGGCACCTCATCTCCGGGCGGCTGAGGGGCCGTGGACGCAGGAGATGGTTCCTTTTGGCGATCAGCTATCACGTGGCCGTGCTGCTGGTCTTCAAGTACACGGGCTTTTTCACCGGCGGCGCCGTGGCGGTGGGCTGGGCTCCGCTGGGGCTGAGCTTTTTTACGTTCCAGCAGCTCTGGTTTTTAAAAGAGGTGTATACGGGGGAGTTCCCGGCGGCGGAGATGGAGCGCGTCAGCGGCGACTCCTTCACCCTCTTCAGCTTCTTTTTCCCCACGGTGACTTCCGGCCCCATCCTGCGGCCAGGCGCCTTCTTCCCCCAGCTGAAGGGGGAGAAGTTCCTGCGGCCCGACTGGGAGGACGCCCGGGCCGGCCTCTATGCCATCGCCTTGGGCTGCGGCAAGAAGGTGCTGCTTGCGGACTCCTTCGGCGTCATTGTCAACAACGGCTACGCCCACCTCGGAGAACTGGCCGCGCCCTCGGCGGCCCTGGTGGTGCTGGGCTACAGCCTTCAGCTGTATTTTGACTTCTCCGGCTACTGCGATATGGCCGCGGGGATTGCCCGGCTTTTGGGCGTCCGGCTGCCGCTGAACTTTGATTCGCCCTATCGCAGCCTCAGCGTGACCGAGTTCTGGAAGCGCTGGCACATCACGCTGACCACATTTTTACGGGAGTGCCTCTATTTCCCCCTGGGCGGCAGCCGCCGGGGCGCAGCCCGGACCTATCTCAACATCATGATCGTCTTTTTGGTCAGCGGCTTCTGGCACGGCGCCGGCTGGACCTTCCTCCTCTGGGGTGCCATCCATGGCGCCTGCCAGGTGGCGGAGCGGCTGTGGGGCAGCCGGCGGGACCGCCTGCCCAAGGCGGTGCGCTGGGCGCTGACCTTTGCCGTGGTGAACATCGCCTGGGTCTATTTCCGCGCGCCCACGGTGGCGGCGGGCAACAGCGTGCTGCGCGCCCTCTTTTCCCTGCGCATGGAACGGCCGGACAAGTGGCTGGTCTCCGGCCTCTTCGCCTCGGAGATGGACGCGGTTCGCATCCTGCTGCCATCGCTGACGCCCTGGCTGAACACCATTTTGATCCTGGGGCTTTACGGCGTGGGCCTAATGGTCATCGCCATGCCCCGCAGCGCGGTGCGGCGCATGGATGCCTTCCGTCCCACCTGGTGGCGCGCGGCGGGCCTCGCGGCGGTGCTTGTGTGGTCGGTGCTGTCCTTCAGCGGCATCACTACGTTTATCTACTCCAATTTCTGACGGGGAGGCGCGGATCATGAAAGAAAGGCGCTTTGTCCTGGGCACACTGGCCCTGGCACTGGCGGCGCTGGGGGCTTGCGCGGCCCTGGTCTGGTATGCCGACCCCTGCTTCTACTTCCGGTTTCCCGGGAAGATCGAGCCGGTCTTTTTCAGCGAGCGCTACCAGAACGCGGGCATGGCCAAGCATGTGGCGGCGGACACAGTGGTGATGGGTACCTCCATGACTGCCAACTACCGCGTCAGTGAGGTGGAGGCTGCCTTCGGCGGCACGGCGGTGAAGCTGACCTTTTCCGACGGCTACCTCAGCGAATTCGACCAGGCCATGGACATGGTCTTCCGCCATCACACGCCGGAGCGGGTGCTCTTCGGCCTGGACATCAACGTCCTCACCCGGGACGAATCCAAAAAAACCGACGCCCTGCCCGCATATCTCTACAACAAAAACCCACTGGATGATGTAAACTATATCCTGAATAAGGATACGCTGTACTACAGCCTCTACCGCATCAAATGCAGCCGGTGGGGCACCACCGACGACGTGGACCAGGCCTTCACCTGGGACGGCGACGTGTGGTGGTCCAAGGAGACCGCCCTGGCGGGCTACCAGCGGCCGGAGGTCTCGGCGGAACCCGTGGCGGTGACGGCCTATCACCAGAACGCCGTGGACAATGTGAAGGTGATCCTGAACTGGGCCAACCGCCACCCGGAGACGGAGTTCGACGTGTTCTTCCCGCCCTACAGCATGCTCTACTGGGACAAGATGCAGCGCACCGGCGCAACAGACGCCGTGTTTTCCGCGCTGGAGACGGGAATCCGGTACCTTGCCGAGAATCAGCAGCGGGAAAACATCCGCATCTTCTTTTTCCCGGCCCAGGAGGACATTGTGACGGACCTTGACAACTATGGCGACTATATCCACCACTCCGGCGCGGTGTGCTCCCGGCTGATCGGCGAGCTGGCCGCGGGGGAGTACGAGATCGACCCGGCCACAACGGAAACTGTGCGCAGCATTCTTTCCGAATGGAAGGAATTTGTGGTAAACTATGACTACGACGCCATTTGGCAGTGACCGTTGCATCAAGGGCGGAGCGGCTCCCCACGCGGCATAACGGGCCTAAACGCTGCGTGTCCGCGCGGGAGCGTGACTTGGCAAGGAGGTTTTTTCTATGATAAAGCAAAGCAATATACGTAACTTCTCCATCATCGCCCACATCGACCACGGCAAGTCCACCCTGGCCGACCGGCTGCTGGAGCGGTGCAACGCCGTCTCCGAGCGGGAGATGTCCAGCCAGCTCCTGGACAACATGGATTTGGAGCGGGAGCGGGGCATCACCATCAAGGCCCGCGCCGTCCGGCTGAGCTATCAGGCCCGGGACGGGGAAGTCTACGAGCTGAACCTGATCGACACGCCGGGCCACGTGGACTTCAACTATGAGGTCAGCCGGTCCCTTGCGGCCTGCGAGGGCGCGGTGCTGGTGGTGGACTCCACCCAGGGCGTGGAGGCCCAGACCCTTGCCAACACCTACCTGGCGCTGGAGCACAACCTGGAAATCCTGCCGGTATTCAACAAGATCGACCTGCCTGCCGCGGACCCCAAGCGGGCCAAGGAGGAGGTGGAGAACATCATCGGCCTGCCCGCCATGGACGCGCCGGAGATCTCCGCCAAGTTGGGCGTCAACATCGAGGACGTGTTAGAGGACGTGGTGAAAAACGTGCCGCCGCCCACCGGCGACGTGGACGCGCCCCTCAAGGCGCTGATCTTCGACAGCCAGTACGACAGCTACCGGGGCGTCATCGTCTACCTGCGGCTGATGGAGGGCACGCTCCGCACGGGCCAGAGCGTGAAGATGATGGCCTCCGGCGCCTCCTACCAGGTGGTGGAGTGCGGCCATCTGCTGCCCCTGGGCCTGGAGCCCTGCGACGCGCTGGAGGCCGGCGAGGTGGGCTATTTCACCGCCTCCATCAAGAACGTGAAGGATACCCGGGTGGGTGACACGGTCACCGACGCCCTCTGCCCGGCCGCCGAGGCCCTGCCCGGCTACCGCCCCGTGCAGCCCATGGTCTACTGCGGCATCTACACCGAGGACGGGTCGGAGTACCCGGATCTGCGGGACGCGCTGGAAAAGCTCCAGCTCAACGACGCCTCCCTAAGCTTTGAGCCGGAGAGCTCCGTGGCCCTGGGCTTTGGGTTCCGCTGCGGCTTTTTGGGCATGCTCCACCTGGAGGTGATCCAGGAGCGGCTGGAGCGGGAGTTCGACCTGGGCCTTGTGACCACGCTGCCCTCGGTCATCTACCACGTCACAAAGACCGACGGCACGGTGGTGAAGGTGGACAACCCCCACAACTACCCGGACCCGGCCTCCATCGAGCTGGCGGAGGAGCCCTACGTGAAGGTGTCCATCATCACGCCCCAGGACTACGTGGGCAACATCATGCCCATGTGCCAGGACCGCCGGGGCGAGTTCAAGGACATGCAGTACCTGGACACCAACCTGGTGGAGCTGCACTACCAGATGCCCCTCAACGAGATCATCTACGACTTTTTCGATGCCCTGAAGGCCAACACCAAGGGCTACGCGTCGCTGGACTACGAGCTCTCCGGCTACCGCCCCAGCGAGCTTGTGAAGGTGGACGTGCTGCTCAACGGCGACCAGGTGGACGCGCTGAGCTTCATCGCCCACAAGGACAAGGCCTACCCCCGGGCCCGGCGTCTGTGCGAAAAGCTGAAGGAGAACATCCCCCGCCAGCTCTTTGAGATTCCGGTCCAGGCGGCCATCGGCGGGCGGGTGATCGCCCGGGAGACGGTGAAGGCCATGCGCAAGGACGTGCTGGCCAAGTGCTACGGCGGCGACATCACCCGGAAGAAGAAGCTGCTGGAAAAGCAGAAGGAGGGCAAGAAAAAGATGCGCACGTTGGGCACGGTCCAGGTGCCGACGGAGGCATTTTTGGCGGTGCTCAAGTTAGACGAATAAAAAGGCCGCCGCACCCGCGCGAATCAAGCAAAAATAACAAAGAAAAGAGTATTTCATGACCTTTCAAGACTTACACCTGCTGCCCGAGATTCAACGGGCGGTCCGTGACGTGGGCTATGTGACCCCGTCGCCCATCCAGGCCCAGGCCATCCCGCCGGTGCTGACCGGCCGCGACCTGATCGGCTGCGCCCAGACGGGCACCGGCAAGACGGCGGCCTTCGCCATCCCCATCCTCCAGCACCTGCACCAGGAGAAGAAGTTCACCCACAAGCCCATCCGGGCCCTGATCCTCACGCCCACCCGGGAGCTGGCCCTCCAGATCAAGGAGAGCTTCGACGACTATGGCAAGTACCTGCCCCTGATCACCACGGTGATCTTCGGCGGCGTCAGCCAGGTGCCCCAGGTGGAGGCCCTGCAAAAGGGCACTGACATCCTGGTGGCCACGCCGGGGCGGCTCAACGACCTCTGCAACCAGGGCCACATCGACCTCAGCCACATCAGCTGCTTTGTCCTGGACGAGGCGGACCGGATGCTGGACATGGGCTTCATCCACGACGTGCGCAAGGTGCTTGCCCGCCTGCCGGAGCAGCGCCAGACCCTGCTCTTCTCCGCCACCATGCCGGAGGAGATCGTCAAGCTGACCCGCCAAATCCTGAAAAACCCCATCACCGTGGAGGTGACGCCCGTGTCCTCCACCGTGGACGCCATCGAGCAGTCCCTCTACAAGGTGGACAAGGCCAACAAGCGGAGGCTCCTCATCCACCTGCTGCGGGAGAACGGCTGGTATTCCGTGCTGGTCTTCACGGCCACCAAGCACGGGGCCGACCGGGTGGCCAAGGAGCTTTGCCGGGAGGGGATCCCCACCATGGCCATCCACGGCAACAAGAGCCAGAACGCCAGGGTCAAGGCCCTGGAGAGCTTTAAGAGCGGGGAAAGCCGGGTGCTGGTGGCCACGGACATTGCGGCCCGGGGCATCGACATCAACGAGCTTTCCTGCGTCATCAACTTCGACCTGCCCAATGTGCCGGAGACCTATGTCCACCGCATCGGCCGCACGGGCCGGGCGGGCCACGGCGGCGTGGCGGTGAGCTTCTGCAATTTTGACGAGCTGGCCTATTTGAAGGACATTGAGAAGCTCATCGGCAAGAAGGTGCCGGAGGTGGCGGACCACCCCTATCCCATGGAGGTCTTTGAGGCCACGCCCAAGGCGGAGCGCCCGCCCCGCCCTCCCCGGGTAGAGCGGACGGCAAAGCCCGCGGCGGAGCGGCCCGCCGGGAAAGAGCGGCCCGCAAGGGCGGAGCGGCCCAGGAACCAGGAGCGGGTGGTACGGACGGAGCACTCTGCAAAAACGGAGCGGCCCCAGGCCGCTGCAGCGGAGCCGCCCAAGCCCCGCAAGGTGCGCTCCGGCGCGCCGATGCTGCCCGGGTATGTGGTGGCGGCGGCGGACGGCCGCCGCAGGCGGAAGAAATAAAAAAGAGCGCACGACGGTCATTCGTCGTGCGCGTCTTCTAAGCTTAAGGCGGTTTCTATGTAGAGATTTTCTATTCCGTCTACTGCGGTCAGCAGCTGTTTCTTCGCTTGAGGGACATTTCCAGCGTCTATGGAATCCAATGCATCGGAGACGGCGCCCATTAAGAGGGCATACATCTTTTTGTACGGAATCATTGCTATCACCTCATCATTTATATATTGCCACAATATTGTAGCATATTTAAATGTTAGATGCAACAAAATAGTAGCATTTACTCACAAGGAGTGATGCTGCTATGGTTTTCCAGCGGTTGGAAGACTTGAGAATAGATGCGGATAAGACGCAAGAAGACATTGCCAGAATACTGAATTGCAAAAGGGAAGTGTATCGGCGGTATGAAAAGGGGCTTCAAGAAATACCTGTCTGGGCACTTATCAAACTGGCGGACTTCTACAAGACAAGCACGGACTATATCTTGGGTCTGACAAACAAGCGGGAACAGGATTAAAACAGAGGGGAAAAGAGTATAGTTCGCTACAATATTGTGGCATATTCAGATGTAAGATGCAACAAAATAATAGCATTCCTTTATAAGGAGTGATGCTATTATGGTTTTCCAGAGGTTAGAAGATTTGAGGATAGATGCAGATAAAACCCAGGAGGACATTGCTGATATACTGGATTGTAAAAGGGAGGTTTATCGGCGATACGAAAAGGGAATTCATGAAATACCTGTCTGGGCACTCGTAAAACTGGCAAGCTTCTACAAGACAAGCACGGATTACATTCTGGGCCTTACGGATATAAAGAAACCATACCCAAAGGGGAAGTAACGCACAATGGAAAGAGCGCACGACGGTCATTCGTCGTGCGCTCTTTTTCTCACTCGAGGCCCATCACGTCCTCCACTGGCATGGACAGCACCACGCCCTGGGCCGGACTCTTGGGGCCGAACTGCTTGTGGATCGCGTCCATGATCCCCACCTTCTTCTTCCGGGAGGACACAATCAAAATCAGCTCCTGCTCCTCCTGGAGGGAGATGCCGAAAAAGCGCATGGGCTCCTCCAAACCCCGGCGCCGGCCGCGCAGCACCGTGCCGCCGGTGGCCCCGGCGCTCCGGGCCGCGTCCATCACCTCGTCGCTGAAGCCCTGGTTGACGGCGGCTAAAATCATGGCGTATGCGGACTGTGAAGCCATAGGCGGGTCTTCCTCCTCTTTTTTGGGAATGGGCCGGTCCAGCAGGTGCATCACGCTGGACTGGAGGCCGCTGATGGGGATGGTCACGGCGATGCCCGTGCCGTGGTGCTTCAGGTGCAGGGCCCGGTTCAGCTGCCGCAGCAGCCCCGGGGCCTCCTCCCGCCGGATCATGGCCAGGCTGACGGCCTTGTCGGTCTCGCCCAGGCCGCTCAGCCGCAGGATTTCCGAGCTGGCGGTGCCCTTTCCCCGGCACTGGTACTGGAGGGGCACAAAGCCCTGCTTCAGCAGCGCGGACACCTGCACGGCGCCCTCCGCGTCGCTGATGACGCACAAAAGGCGGGGCCCGGTCATGCGCACACCTCCTCGTCCAAGTCAATGATGTAGTCCTCTTCCTCCGGCGCGGCGGGGGCCTCCTCCGGGGCAAAGCGGAGCTTCCGGGCGTAGACCACGCCCATGGCCTGGACCGCGATCAGCGGGGCCAGGGCCACCAGGGCCACCACACCGAAGGCGTCAGTGACCACGCTGCCGCCCGCGCCGGTGCACGCGCCGATGGACAGCGGCAGCAAAAAGGTGGAGGTCATGGGGCCGGAGGCCACGCCGCCGGAGTCAAAGGCGATGCCCACGAACACCCGGGGCACGAAATAGGTCAGAATCAGGGCGATGAGATAGCCGGGAATCAAAATCCAGTAGATGTGGATGCCCGTCACCACCCGCACCATGGCCAGCCCCACCGCCGCGGACACGCCTAAGGACAGGCACAGGTTCATGGACCTGCGGGAGATGGCGCCGTTGGTCAGGTCCTCCACCTGGTGGTTGAGGATCTGCACCGCCGGCTCGGCCTTGACGATGCAGTAGCCGATCACCGCGCCCACCGGCACCAGAAGCCACAACTGGTCGGCCATGCGGCTGCCTAAGAGGCTGCCCACCGGGGCAAAGCCCACGTTGACCCCGGTGAGGAACAAAATGAGGCCCACGATGGTGTAGGCAAAGCCCACGGCCATCCGCAGCAGCTGGCCCCGGTGGTAGCGGCGGGTGAAGAACTGGAAGAGCAGGAAAACCGCCAGCACCGGCGCCATGGAGGAGAGGACCTCCCGGCCGAAATGGGGCAGCTGCACGGCAAAGGCCGCCGCCACGTCCCGGGTGGTCTCCACCTGGGCGATGTCCACTGTGGCGTAGGAGCTGCCGTCGGGGCGGTAGAAGATGCCCAGGAGCAGTACCATCAAAATGGGGCCGATGCTGGAAAAGGCCACCAGGCCGAAGCTGTCGTCCGCGCCGTTTTTGTCGCTCCGGGCGGCGGAGAGGCCGATGCCCATGGCCATGATGAATGGCACGGTCATGGGGCCGGTGGTGACGCCGCCGGAGTCGAAGGCCACGGGCACAAAGTCCGCCGGGGTCACAAAGGACAGGGCGAACAGCGCCAGGTACAAAATGCACAGCAGCCGGGGCAGGGGGATGCGGAACAAAATGCGCAGCGCCGCCGCCACCAGAAAGAGGCCCACGCCCACCGCCACGGTCCAGATCAGCACCTCATTGGGCACCGAGGGCACCTGGTTGGCCAGGACCTGGAGGTCCGGCTCGGCGATGGTGATGATGGCGCCCATCAGGAAGCACAGCCCCACCGTCAGCGGCAGGCTGCGTGTTTTAAAGAGCTGGGTGCCGATGCCCTCGCCCAACGGCGTCATGGACATCTCCGCGCCCAGCTGGAAAAACCCCATGCCGACGATCAGCAGCACCGCGCCCGTGAGGAACAGCAGCACCGTGCCCACTTCCAGGGGCACCGCCGCCACCGTCAGCAGCAGTACGATGGCGGTGATGGGGAGCACCGCCGCCACGGATTCCATGATTTTTTCCCGTAATTTCTTGTTCAACTCGTGGACTTCCCTCCATTTCTCAAACCATAAGACCATTCTTCTTCAGTTCATTATACGGGAAAACAGAGGGTGGAACAACGGGAAAATCGGAATCTTATCAGAATCTTTACGCTTTATTATGGACAAAATGGTTAAAAAATGAAACAAACATGGGGAAATGCACCCTGGCGCAAACAGCGGTTGACAGCCGCGCCGCCGCACCGTACAATGAAAAAAACCGCCGCAGCACGCTGCGGCAGGCTCAGAAAAGAGGGAATGCACATGAAGAAAACGCTTTCGCCCGGCGCGTGGAAGAAGACGGCGTTTCCCAAGTATACGACCCAACTTATGAATTTGGCAAACCAGACCGCCCAGGGCACCCGCCCCAAGGTGGTGGGCCAGATGTCGGAGCTCTTTCCCCAGTACCGGCGGAGCACGGAGAAGCCCTCCGTCGAGGGGTGGGAGCAGTGGTACCGGGAACAGAACCCGGAGGCCATTGAGCG
Proteins encoded:
- a CDS encoding MBOAT family O-acyltransferase, producing MNFQSFGFVGFFSLTLALCLGAGRRNRPLGQAVLLIASAVFYLWSFTSAAWWGWGVLLVGSSVTYGVCRHLISGRLRGRGRRRWFLLAISYHVAVLLVFKYTGFFTGGAVAVGWAPLGLSFFTFQQLWFLKEVYTGEFPAAEMERVSGDSFTLFSFFFPTVTSGPILRPGAFFPQLKGEKFLRPDWEDARAGLYAIALGCGKKVLLADSFGVIVNNGYAHLGELAAPSAALVVLGYSLQLYFDFSGYCDMAAGIARLLGVRLPLNFDSPYRSLSVTEFWKRWHITLTTFLRECLYFPLGGSRRGAARTYLNIMIVFLVSGFWHGAGWTFLLWGAIHGACQVAERLWGSRRDRLPKAVRWALTFAVVNIAWVYFRAPTVAAGNSVLRALFSLRMERPDKWLVSGLFASEMDAVRILLPSLTPWLNTILILGLYGVGLMVIAMPRSAVRRMDAFRPTWWRAAGLAAVLVWSVLSFSGITTFIYSNF
- the lepA gene encoding translation elongation factor 4; this translates as MIKQSNIRNFSIIAHIDHGKSTLADRLLERCNAVSEREMSSQLLDNMDLERERGITIKARAVRLSYQARDGEVYELNLIDTPGHVDFNYEVSRSLAACEGAVLVVDSTQGVEAQTLANTYLALEHNLEILPVFNKIDLPAADPKRAKEEVENIIGLPAMDAPEISAKLGVNIEDVLEDVVKNVPPPTGDVDAPLKALIFDSQYDSYRGVIVYLRLMEGTLRTGQSVKMMASGASYQVVECGHLLPLGLEPCDALEAGEVGYFTASIKNVKDTRVGDTVTDALCPAAEALPGYRPVQPMVYCGIYTEDGSEYPDLRDALEKLQLNDASLSFEPESSVALGFGFRCGFLGMLHLEVIQERLEREFDLGLVTTLPSVIYHVTKTDGTVVKVDNPHNYPDPASIELAEEPYVKVSIITPQDYVGNIMPMCQDRRGEFKDMQYLDTNLVELHYQMPLNEIIYDFFDALKANTKGYASLDYELSGYRPSELVKVDVLLNGDQVDALSFIAHKDKAYPRARRLCEKLKENIPRQLFEIPVQAAIGGRVIARETVKAMRKDVLAKCYGGDITRKKKLLEKQKEGKKKMRTLGTVQVPTEAFLAVLKLDE
- a CDS encoding DEAD/DEAH box helicase, whose product is MTFQDLHLLPEIQRAVRDVGYVTPSPIQAQAIPPVLTGRDLIGCAQTGTGKTAAFAIPILQHLHQEKKFTHKPIRALILTPTRELALQIKESFDDYGKYLPLITTVIFGGVSQVPQVEALQKGTDILVATPGRLNDLCNQGHIDLSHISCFVLDEADRMLDMGFIHDVRKVLARLPEQRQTLLFSATMPEEIVKLTRQILKNPITVEVTPVSSTVDAIEQSLYKVDKANKRRLLIHLLRENGWYSVLVFTATKHGADRVAKELCREGIPTMAIHGNKSQNARVKALESFKSGESRVLVATDIAARGIDINELSCVINFDLPNVPETYVHRIGRTGRAGHGGVAVSFCNFDELAYLKDIEKLIGKKVPEVADHPYPMEVFEATPKAERPPRPPRVERTAKPAAERPAGKERPARAERPRNQERVVRTEHSAKTERPQAAAAEPPKPRKVRSGAPMLPGYVVAAADGRRRRKK
- a CDS encoding helix-turn-helix domain-containing protein, with translation MVFQRLEDLRIDADKTQEDIARILNCKREVYRRYEKGLQEIPVWALIKLADFYKTSTDYILGLTNKREQD
- a CDS encoding helix-turn-helix domain-containing protein, whose amino-acid sequence is MVFQRLEDLRIDADKTQEDIADILDCKREVYRRYEKGIHEIPVWALVKLASFYKTSTDYILGLTDIKKPYPKGK
- a CDS encoding P-II family nitrogen regulator, translating into MTGPRLLCVISDAEGAVQVSALLKQGFVPLQYQCRGKGTASSEILRLSGLGETDKAVSLAMIRREEAPGLLRQLNRALHLKHHGTGIAVTIPISGLQSSVMHLLDRPIPKKEEEDPPMASQSAYAMILAAVNQGFSDEVMDAARSAGATGGTVLRGRRRGLEEPMRFFGISLQEEQELILIVSSRKKKVGIMDAIHKQFGPKSPAQGVVLSMPVEDVMGLE